A genomic stretch from Larus michahellis chromosome 7, bLarMic1.1, whole genome shotgun sequence includes:
- the ACVR2A gene encoding activin receptor type-2A isoform X2, whose translation MGAATKLAFAVFLISCSSGAILGRSETQECIYYNANWEKDKTNRSGIEPCYGDKDKRRHCFATWKNISGSIEIVKQGCWLDDINCYDRNDCIEKKDSPEVFFCCCEGNMCNERFFYFPEMEVTQPTSNPVTPKPPLFNTLLYSLVPIMGIAVIVLFSFWMYRHHKLAYPPVLVPTQDPGPPPPSPLMGLKPLQLLEIKARGRFGCVWKAQLLNEYVAVKIFPIQDKQSWQNEYEIYSLPGMKHDNILQFIGAEKRGTSIDVDLWLITAFHEKGSLTDFLKANVVSWNELCHIAQTMARGLAYLHEDIPGLKDGHKPAISHRDIKSKNVLLKNNLTACIADFGLALKFEAGKSAGDTHGQVGTRRYMAPEVLEGAINFQRDAFLRIDMYAMGLVLWELASRCTASDGPVDEYMLPFEEEIGQHPSLEDMQEVVVHKKKRPVLRECWQKHSGMAMLCETIEECWDHDAEARLSAGCVEERIIQMQKLTNIITTEDIVTVVTMVTNVDFPPKESSL comes from the exons GTGCCATACTTGGCAGATCAGAAACACAGGAGTGTATCTACTACAACGCTAATTgggaaaaagataaaacaaatcGCAGTGGTATTGAACCTTGTTATGGTGATAAAGATAAAAGACGACACTGTTTTGCTACATGGAAGAATATTTCTGGATCAATTGAAATTGTGAAGCAAGGTTGCTGGCTAGATGACATCAATTGTTATGACAG gAATGATTGCATAGAGAAGAAAGACAGCCCTgaagtgtttttctgttgttgtgaAGGCAACATGTGTAATGAACGCTTCTTCTATTTTCCAGAAATGGAGGTCACGCAAC caaCTTCGAATCCTGTTACACCTAAGCCACCTCTGTTCAATACCTTGCTTTATTCATTGGTGCCTATAATGGGAATCGCCGTGATTGTGCTCTTTTCATTCTGGATGTACAGACATCACAAGCTGGCGTATCCTCCAGTGCTCGTTCCAACCCAA GATCCTgggccaccaccaccatcaccgtTGATGGGTTTGAAGCCATTGCAGTTGCTAGAGATCAAAGCCAGGGGGAGATTCGGATGTGTATGGAAAGCTCAACTGCTAAACGAGTACGTTGCGGTCAAAATATTCCCTATTCAG GACAAACAATCGTGGCAGAACGAATATGAAATCTACAGTTTACCCGGAATGAAGCACGACAATATCTTGCAGTTCATCGGCGCGGAGAAGCGAGGCACCAGCATCGACGTCGATCTCTGGTTAATCACAGCATTTCACGAAAAG GGTTCATTAACCGACTTCCTCAAGGCTAACGTGGTTTCTTGGAATGAGCTGTGTCACATCGCTCAAACTATGGCTCGAGGCTTGGCTTATCTTCACGAGGACATACCAGGGCTAAAAGATGGACATAAACCTGCCATCTCACATAG GGACATCAAAAGCAAGAATGTGCTGCTGAAAAATAATCTTACAGCTTGTATTGCTGATTTCGGTCTAGCTTTAAAGTTTGAGGCTGGAAAGTCTGCAGGGGATACACATGGACAg GTCGGTACACGCAGGTATATGGCTCCCGAGGTACTAGAAGGTGCTATAAACTTCCAAAGGGATGCGTTTCTGAGAATAGATATGTACGCCATGGGGTTAGTCCTCTGGGAATTGGCATCGCGCTGTACCGCCTCAGATG GCCCAGTAGATGAGTACATGCTgccatttgaagaagaaatcgGCCAGCATCCCTCCCTGGAAGACATGCAGGAAGTTGTAGTTCACAAAAAGAAGAGACCTGTTCTAAGAGAGTGTTGGCAAAAACATTCT GGAATGGCGATGCTTTGTGAAACCATAGAGGAATGCTGGGATCACGATGCGGAAGCCAGGCTGTCAGCGGGTTGCGTAGAAGAACGGATTATTCAGATGCAAAAATTAACTAACATTATAACGACAGAGGACATCGTGACTGTGGTCACAATGGTGACAAACGTTGACTTTCCTCCCAAAGAATCCAGTCTATGA
- the ACVR2A gene encoding activin receptor type-2A isoform X1 — protein MGAATKLAFAVFLISCSSGAILGRSETQECIYYNANWEKDKTNRSGIEPCYGDKDKRRHCFATWKNISGSIEIVKQGCWLDDINCYDRNDCIEKKDSPEVFFCCCEGNMCNERFFYFPEMEVTQPTSNPVTPKPPLFNTLLYSLVPIMGIAVIVLFSFWMYRHHKLAYPPVLVPTQHAFHIMIEDPGPPPPSPLMGLKPLQLLEIKARGRFGCVWKAQLLNEYVAVKIFPIQDKQSWQNEYEIYSLPGMKHDNILQFIGAEKRGTSIDVDLWLITAFHEKGSLTDFLKANVVSWNELCHIAQTMARGLAYLHEDIPGLKDGHKPAISHRDIKSKNVLLKNNLTACIADFGLALKFEAGKSAGDTHGQVGTRRYMAPEVLEGAINFQRDAFLRIDMYAMGLVLWELASRCTASDGPVDEYMLPFEEEIGQHPSLEDMQEVVVHKKKRPVLRECWQKHSGMAMLCETIEECWDHDAEARLSAGCVEERIIQMQKLTNIITTEDIVTVVTMVTNVDFPPKESSL, from the exons GTGCCATACTTGGCAGATCAGAAACACAGGAGTGTATCTACTACAACGCTAATTgggaaaaagataaaacaaatcGCAGTGGTATTGAACCTTGTTATGGTGATAAAGATAAAAGACGACACTGTTTTGCTACATGGAAGAATATTTCTGGATCAATTGAAATTGTGAAGCAAGGTTGCTGGCTAGATGACATCAATTGTTATGACAG gAATGATTGCATAGAGAAGAAAGACAGCCCTgaagtgtttttctgttgttgtgaAGGCAACATGTGTAATGAACGCTTCTTCTATTTTCCAGAAATGGAGGTCACGCAAC caaCTTCGAATCCTGTTACACCTAAGCCACCTCTGTTCAATACCTTGCTTTATTCATTGGTGCCTATAATGGGAATCGCCGTGATTGTGCTCTTTTCATTCTGGATGTACAGACATCACAAGCTGGCGTATCCTCCAGTGCTCGTTCCAACCCAA CACGCCTTTCATATAATGATTGAG GATCCTgggccaccaccaccatcaccgtTGATGGGTTTGAAGCCATTGCAGTTGCTAGAGATCAAAGCCAGGGGGAGATTCGGATGTGTATGGAAAGCTCAACTGCTAAACGAGTACGTTGCGGTCAAAATATTCCCTATTCAG GACAAACAATCGTGGCAGAACGAATATGAAATCTACAGTTTACCCGGAATGAAGCACGACAATATCTTGCAGTTCATCGGCGCGGAGAAGCGAGGCACCAGCATCGACGTCGATCTCTGGTTAATCACAGCATTTCACGAAAAG GGTTCATTAACCGACTTCCTCAAGGCTAACGTGGTTTCTTGGAATGAGCTGTGTCACATCGCTCAAACTATGGCTCGAGGCTTGGCTTATCTTCACGAGGACATACCAGGGCTAAAAGATGGACATAAACCTGCCATCTCACATAG GGACATCAAAAGCAAGAATGTGCTGCTGAAAAATAATCTTACAGCTTGTATTGCTGATTTCGGTCTAGCTTTAAAGTTTGAGGCTGGAAAGTCTGCAGGGGATACACATGGACAg GTCGGTACACGCAGGTATATGGCTCCCGAGGTACTAGAAGGTGCTATAAACTTCCAAAGGGATGCGTTTCTGAGAATAGATATGTACGCCATGGGGTTAGTCCTCTGGGAATTGGCATCGCGCTGTACCGCCTCAGATG GCCCAGTAGATGAGTACATGCTgccatttgaagaagaaatcgGCCAGCATCCCTCCCTGGAAGACATGCAGGAAGTTGTAGTTCACAAAAAGAAGAGACCTGTTCTAAGAGAGTGTTGGCAAAAACATTCT GGAATGGCGATGCTTTGTGAAACCATAGAGGAATGCTGGGATCACGATGCGGAAGCCAGGCTGTCAGCGGGTTGCGTAGAAGAACGGATTATTCAGATGCAAAAATTAACTAACATTATAACGACAGAGGACATCGTGACTGTGGTCACAATGGTGACAAACGTTGACTTTCCTCCCAAAGAATCCAGTCTATGA